The following coding sequences lie in one Musa acuminata AAA Group cultivar baxijiao chromosome BXJ1-8, Cavendish_Baxijiao_AAA, whole genome shotgun sequence genomic window:
- the LOC135587812 gene encoding MLO-like protein 1 — protein MAGGGGESTIKLEYTPTWIVMVVCTVIVFISLVFERLLHYLGKTLKRKNQKPLFDALQKIKEELMLLGFISLLLVAFQGTIQRICVRESLMHHLRPCKKDDTATAAAHFSVGFSGGARRLLAGGGADSTHCQKKGKVPLLSLEAIHELHIFIFVLAVTHVALSLITVVLGIVQMRNWKLWEDSVQEEDANASPKITHVNKLEFVKKRYKGFGKFSFILSWMHSFFKQFYGSVTETDYTTMRRGFIMTHCKGNKKFNFYKYMIRVLEADFRKVVGISWQLWIFVMIFLLLNVEGWHAYFWISFIPLVLLLAIGTKLEHIITQLAQEVAEKHSAIEGDLVVTPSDHLFWFHRPQIVIFLIHFILFQNAFEIAYFFWILTTYGFDSCIMGEVGFIVPRLVISVLSQLLCSYSTLPLYAIVTQMGSFFNKAIFDANVQAGLLDWARGAKKNKKTRIMNGENASRTEGAEGVLLHNIVVVDESAVGGRKAEITEV, from the exons ATGGCTGGAGGTGGTGGTGAGTCGACGATAAAGTTGGAGTACACGCCCACATGGATCGTCATGGTTGTGTGCACCGTCATAGTCTTCATCTCCCTAGTATTCGAGCGCCTCCTTCATTATCTCGGCAAG ACCCTCAAGCGGAAGAACCAGAAGCCGCTGTTCGATGCACTCCAAAAAATCAAAGAAG AGTTGATGTTGCTGGGGTTCATCTCGCTGTTGCTGGTGGCGTTCCAGGGGACTATCCAACGTATATGCGTCCGTGAGAGCCTCATGCACCACCTGCGTCCCTGCAAAAAAGATGATACGGCGACCGCAGCTGCCCActtcagcgtcggcttctccggtGGTGCTCGCAGGTTGCTAGCCGGAGGAGGAGCCGATTCGACCCACTGCCAGAAAAAG GGAAAGGTTCCACTACTATCACTGGAGGCAATTCATGAATTGCATATCTTTATCTTTGTTTTGGCAGTCACTCATGTGGCACTCAGCCTTATCACTGTGGTTCTAGGAATTGTGCAG ATGCGGAATTGGAAATTATGGGAGGACTCAGTTCAGGAAGAGGATGCAAATG CTTCTCCAAAGATCACCCATGTGAATAAATTGGAATTTGTCAAAAAACGTTACAAGGGCTTCGGCAAGTTTTCATTCATATTGAGTTGGATG CATTCATTTTTTAAGCAATTCTATGGATCCGTCACTGAGACAGACTACACTACTATGAGACGTGGATTTATCATG ACTCactgcaaaggaaacaaaaaattCAACTTTTACAAGTATATGATACGAGTCCTTGAAGCCGACTTCAGAAAGGTTGTTGGTATAAG TTGGCAACTCTGGATTTTTGTCATGATATTCTTGTTGCTAAATGTTGAAG GTTGGCATGCATATTTTTGGATATCATTCATACCTCTAGTT CTTCTGCTTGCCATTGGCACAAAATTGGAGCATATTATCACTCAGTTGGCTCAGGAGGTTGCTGAGAAACATTCTGCCATTGAAGGTGACTTGGTAGTGACTCCATCGGACCATCTCTTCTGGTTTCACAGGCCACAAATTGTCATCTTCTTGATTCACTTCATTCTGTTTCAAAATGCCTTTGAGATTGCATATTTCTTCTGGATATTG ACAACATATGGCTTTGATTCCTGCATCATGGGGGAAGTGGGCTTCATCGTCCCCAGGCTTGTCATCAG TGTCCTCAGTCAGCTCCTTTGCAGCTACAGCACCCTGCCACTCTATGCCATTGTCACCCAG ATGGGGAGTTTCTTCAACAAGGCCATATTTGATGCGAATGTGCAAGCAGGTCTTTTGGATTGGGCAAGAGGTgccaagaagaacaagaagactaGAATAATGAATGGGGAGAATGCATCAAGAACTGAGGGTGCTGAGGGAGTCCTGTTGCACAATATTGTCGTTGTGGATGAGTCTGCAGTGGGAGGGAGGAAAGCTGAGATCACCGAAGTGTAG